A genomic window from Macaca mulatta isolate MMU2019108-1 chromosome 19, T2T-MMU8v2.0, whole genome shotgun sequence includes:
- the LOC144329466 gene encoding killer cell immunoglobulin-like receptor 3DL1 isoform X1, producing MSLMVVSVACVGFFLVQRACPHTGGQDKTSLSARPSALVPQEGHVTLQCHYRRGFNNFTNFTLYKDDRSHVPVFHSRIFHQSFLMGPVTPAHAGTYRCRGSYPHSPTEWSALSDPLAIRVTGVHRKPSLLALPGPLVKSGETVTLQCSSDIVFEHFFLHSDVTFEKPLHLVGELHGGGSQANYSINSTTSDLAGTYRCYGSVSHSPYVLSAPSDPLDIVITGLYEKPSLSAQPGPTVQAGENVTLSCSSRCSFDMYHLSREGEARELSLSAVRSVNGTFQGDFPLGPATHGGTYRCFGSFRTAPYKWSHPSDPLPVSVTGNPSSSWPSPTEPSCKTSITRHLPIVIRYSVATIIFTILLFFLLRRWCSDKKNAAVMDQEPVGDRTMNREIDSDKPDPQEMTYAQLDHCVFTRGKITRPSQRPKTPPTDTSVYTELPDAEPRSLSPAQEHHRQAWRGSSRETTALSQNQLHSSNVPAAGI from the exons ATGTCGCTCATGGTTGTCAGTGTGGCGTGTGTTG GGTTCTTCTTGGTCCAGAGGGCCTGTCCACACACGG GTGGTCAGGACAAGACCTCCCTGTCTGCCCGGCCCAGCGCTCTGGTGCCTCAGGAAGGACACGTGACTCTTCAGTGTCACTATCGTCGTGGGTTTAACAACTTTACCAACTTCACTCTGTACAAAGATGACAGAAGCCACGTTCCCGTCTTCCACAGCAGAATATTCCACCAGAGCTTCCTCATGGGCCCTGTGACCCCGGCACACGCAGGGACCTACAGATGTCGGGGTTCATACCCGCACTCCCCCACTGAGTGGTCGGCACTCAGTGACCCCCTGGCGATCAGGGTCACAG GAGTCCACAGAAAACCTTCCCTCCTGGCCCTCCCAGGTCCCCTGGTGAAATCAGGAGAGACGGTCACCCTACAATGTTCCTCAGATATCGTGTTTGAGCACTTCTTTCTGCACAGTGATGTGACCTTTGAGAAGCCCTTGCACCTTGTTGGAGAGCTCCACGGTGGGGGTTCCCAGGCCAACTACTCCATCAATTCCACGACGTCTGACCTTGCAGGGACCTACAGATGCTACGGTTCTGTCTCTCACTCCCCCTATGTGTTATCAGCTCCCAGTGACCCCCTGGACATCGTGATCACAG GTCTATATGAGAAACCTTCTCTCTCAGCCCAGCCGGGCCCCACGGTTCAGGCAGGAGAGAACGTGACCTTGTCCTGCAGCTCCCGGTGCTCCTTTGACATGTACCATCTATCCAGGGAGGGGGAGGCCCGTGAACTTAGTCTCTCTGCAGTGCGAAGCGTCAACGGAACATTCCAGGGCGACTTCCCTCTGGGCCCTGCCACCCATGGAGGAACCTACAGATGCTTCGGTTCTTTCCGTACCGCACCCTACAAGTGGTCACACCCGAGTGACCCACTGCCCGTTTCTGTCACAG GAAACCCTTCAAGTAGTTGGCCTTCACCCACTGAACCAAGCTGCAAAACCA GTATCACCAGACACCTGCCTATTGTGATTAGGTACTCGGTGGCCACCATCATCTTCAccatcctcctcttctttctccttcgtCGTTGGTGCTCCGACAAAAAGA ATGCTGCTGTAATGGACCAAGAGCCTGTGGGGGACAGAACAATGAACAGGGAGATA GACTCTGATAAACCAGACCCTCAGGAGATGACATACGCACAGTTGGATCACTGCGTTTTCACACGGGGAAAAATCACTCGCCCTTCTCAGAGGCCCAAGACACCCCCAACAGATACCAGCGTGTACACGGAGCTTCCAGATGCTGAGCCCAGATCGTTGTCTCCAGCCCAGGAGCACCACAGACAGGCCTGGAGGGGGTCTTCTAGGGAGACAacagccctgtctcaaaaccagCTTCACAGCTCCAATGTACCAGCAGCTGGAATCTGA
- the LOC144329466 gene encoding killer cell immunoglobulin-like receptor 3DS1 isoform X3 produces MSLMVVSVACVGFFLVQRACPHTGGQDKTSLSARPSALVPQEGHVTLQCHYRRGFNNFTNFTLYKDDRSHVPVFHSRIFHQSFLMGPVTPAHAGTYRCRGSYPHSPTEWSALSDPLAIRVTGVHRKPSLLALPGPLVKSGETVTLQCSSDIVFEHFFLHSDVTFEKPLHLVGELHGGGSQANYSINSTTSDLAGTYRCYGSVSHSPYVLSAPSDPLDIVITGLYEKPSLSAQPGPTVQAGENVTLSCSSRCSFDMYHLSREGEARELSLSAVRSVNGTFQGDFPLGPATHGGTYRCFGSFRTAPYKWSHPSDPLPVSVTGNPSSSWPSPTEPSCKTSITRHLPIVIRYSVATIIFTILLFFLLRRWCSDKKRL; encoded by the exons ATGTCGCTCATGGTTGTCAGTGTGGCGTGTGTTG GGTTCTTCTTGGTCCAGAGGGCCTGTCCACACACGG GTGGTCAGGACAAGACCTCCCTGTCTGCCCGGCCCAGCGCTCTGGTGCCTCAGGAAGGACACGTGACTCTTCAGTGTCACTATCGTCGTGGGTTTAACAACTTTACCAACTTCACTCTGTACAAAGATGACAGAAGCCACGTTCCCGTCTTCCACAGCAGAATATTCCACCAGAGCTTCCTCATGGGCCCTGTGACCCCGGCACACGCAGGGACCTACAGATGTCGGGGTTCATACCCGCACTCCCCCACTGAGTGGTCGGCACTCAGTGACCCCCTGGCGATCAGGGTCACAG GAGTCCACAGAAAACCTTCCCTCCTGGCCCTCCCAGGTCCCCTGGTGAAATCAGGAGAGACGGTCACCCTACAATGTTCCTCAGATATCGTGTTTGAGCACTTCTTTCTGCACAGTGATGTGACCTTTGAGAAGCCCTTGCACCTTGTTGGAGAGCTCCACGGTGGGGGTTCCCAGGCCAACTACTCCATCAATTCCACGACGTCTGACCTTGCAGGGACCTACAGATGCTACGGTTCTGTCTCTCACTCCCCCTATGTGTTATCAGCTCCCAGTGACCCCCTGGACATCGTGATCACAG GTCTATATGAGAAACCTTCTCTCTCAGCCCAGCCGGGCCCCACGGTTCAGGCAGGAGAGAACGTGACCTTGTCCTGCAGCTCCCGGTGCTCCTTTGACATGTACCATCTATCCAGGGAGGGGGAGGCCCGTGAACTTAGTCTCTCTGCAGTGCGAAGCGTCAACGGAACATTCCAGGGCGACTTCCCTCTGGGCCCTGCCACCCATGGAGGAACCTACAGATGCTTCGGTTCTTTCCGTACCGCACCCTACAAGTGGTCACACCCGAGTGACCCACTGCCCGTTTCTGTCACAG GAAACCCTTCAAGTAGTTGGCCTTCACCCACTGAACCAAGCTGCAAAACCA GTATCACCAGACACCTGCCTATTGTGATTAGGTACTCGGTGGCCACCATCATCTTCAccatcctcctcttctttctccttcgtCGTTGGTGCTCCGACAAAAAGA GACTCTGA
- the LOC144329466 gene encoding killer cell immunoglobulin-like receptor 3DS1 isoform X4, which translates to MSLMVVSVACVGFFLVQRACPHTGGQDKTSLSARPSALVPQEGHVTLQCHYRRGFNNFTNFTLYKDDRSHVPVFHSRIFHQSFLMGPVTPAHAGTYRCRGSYPHSPTEWSALSDPLAIRVTGPLVKSGETVTLQCSSDIVFEHFFLHSDVTFEKPLHLVGELHGGGSQANYSINSTTSDLAGTYRCYGSVSHSPYVLSAPSDPLDIVITGLYEKPSLSAQPGPTVQAGENVTLSCSSRCSFDMYHLSREGEARELSLSAVRSVNGTFQGDFPLGPATHGGTYRCFGSFRTAPYKWSHPSDPLPVSVTGNPSSSWPSPTEPSCKTSITRHLPIVIRYSVATIIFTILLFFLLRRWCSDKKRL; encoded by the exons ATGTCGCTCATGGTTGTCAGTGTGGCGTGTGTTG GGTTCTTCTTGGTCCAGAGGGCCTGTCCACACACGG GTGGTCAGGACAAGACCTCCCTGTCTGCCCGGCCCAGCGCTCTGGTGCCTCAGGAAGGACACGTGACTCTTCAGTGTCACTATCGTCGTGGGTTTAACAACTTTACCAACTTCACTCTGTACAAAGATGACAGAAGCCACGTTCCCGTCTTCCACAGCAGAATATTCCACCAGAGCTTCCTCATGGGCCCTGTGACCCCGGCACACGCAGGGACCTACAGATGTCGGGGTTCATACCCGCACTCCCCCACTGAGTGGTCGGCACTCAGTGACCCCCTGGCGATCAGGGTCACAG GTCCCCTGGTGAAATCAGGAGAGACGGTCACCCTACAATGTTCCTCAGATATCGTGTTTGAGCACTTCTTTCTGCACAGTGATGTGACCTTTGAGAAGCCCTTGCACCTTGTTGGAGAGCTCCACGGTGGGGGTTCCCAGGCCAACTACTCCATCAATTCCACGACGTCTGACCTTGCAGGGACCTACAGATGCTACGGTTCTGTCTCTCACTCCCCCTATGTGTTATCAGCTCCCAGTGACCCCCTGGACATCGTGATCACAG GTCTATATGAGAAACCTTCTCTCTCAGCCCAGCCGGGCCCCACGGTTCAGGCAGGAGAGAACGTGACCTTGTCCTGCAGCTCCCGGTGCTCCTTTGACATGTACCATCTATCCAGGGAGGGGGAGGCCCGTGAACTTAGTCTCTCTGCAGTGCGAAGCGTCAACGGAACATTCCAGGGCGACTTCCCTCTGGGCCCTGCCACCCATGGAGGAACCTACAGATGCTTCGGTTCTTTCCGTACCGCACCCTACAAGTGGTCACACCCGAGTGACCCACTGCCCGTTTCTGTCACAG GAAACCCTTCAAGTAGTTGGCCTTCACCCACTGAACCAAGCTGCAAAACCA GTATCACCAGACACCTGCCTATTGTGATTAGGTACTCGGTGGCCACCATCATCTTCAccatcctcctcttctttctccttcgtCGTTGGTGCTCCGACAAAAAGA GACTCTGA
- the LOC144329466 gene encoding killer cell immunoglobulin-like receptor 3DL2 isoform X2, with protein MSLMVVSVACVGFFLVQRACPHTGGQDKTSLSARPSALVPQEGHVTLQCHYRRGFNNFTNFTLYKDDRSHVPVFHSRIFHQSFLMGPVTPAHAGTYRCRGSYPHSPTEWSALSDPLAIRVTGVHRKPSLLALPGPLVKSGETVTLQCSSDIVFEHFFLHSDVTFEKPLHLVGELHGGGSQANYSINSTTSDLAGTYRCYGSVSHSPYVLSAPSDPLDIVITGLYEKPSLSAQPGPTVQAGENVTLSCSSRCSFDMYHLSREGEARELSLSAVRSVNGTFQGDFPLGPATHGGTYRCFGSFRTAPYKWSHPSDPLPVSVTGNPSSSWPSPTEPSCKTSITRHLPIVIRYSVATIIFTILLFFLLRRWCSDKKTTDIQEKVP; from the exons ATGTCGCTCATGGTTGTCAGTGTGGCGTGTGTTG GGTTCTTCTTGGTCCAGAGGGCCTGTCCACACACGG GTGGTCAGGACAAGACCTCCCTGTCTGCCCGGCCCAGCGCTCTGGTGCCTCAGGAAGGACACGTGACTCTTCAGTGTCACTATCGTCGTGGGTTTAACAACTTTACCAACTTCACTCTGTACAAAGATGACAGAAGCCACGTTCCCGTCTTCCACAGCAGAATATTCCACCAGAGCTTCCTCATGGGCCCTGTGACCCCGGCACACGCAGGGACCTACAGATGTCGGGGTTCATACCCGCACTCCCCCACTGAGTGGTCGGCACTCAGTGACCCCCTGGCGATCAGGGTCACAG GAGTCCACAGAAAACCTTCCCTCCTGGCCCTCCCAGGTCCCCTGGTGAAATCAGGAGAGACGGTCACCCTACAATGTTCCTCAGATATCGTGTTTGAGCACTTCTTTCTGCACAGTGATGTGACCTTTGAGAAGCCCTTGCACCTTGTTGGAGAGCTCCACGGTGGGGGTTCCCAGGCCAACTACTCCATCAATTCCACGACGTCTGACCTTGCAGGGACCTACAGATGCTACGGTTCTGTCTCTCACTCCCCCTATGTGTTATCAGCTCCCAGTGACCCCCTGGACATCGTGATCACAG GTCTATATGAGAAACCTTCTCTCTCAGCCCAGCCGGGCCCCACGGTTCAGGCAGGAGAGAACGTGACCTTGTCCTGCAGCTCCCGGTGCTCCTTTGACATGTACCATCTATCCAGGGAGGGGGAGGCCCGTGAACTTAGTCTCTCTGCAGTGCGAAGCGTCAACGGAACATTCCAGGGCGACTTCCCTCTGGGCCCTGCCACCCATGGAGGAACCTACAGATGCTTCGGTTCTTTCCGTACCGCACCCTACAAGTGGTCACACCCGAGTGACCCACTGCCCGTTTCTGTCACAG GAAACCCTTCAAGTAGTTGGCCTTCACCCACTGAACCAAGCTGCAAAACCA GTATCACCAGACACCTGCCTATTGTGATTAGGTACTCGGTGGCCACCATCATCTTCAccatcctcctcttctttctccttcgtCGTTGGTGCTCCGACAAAAAGA CCACTGACATCCAGGAGAAGGTTCCATGA
- the LOC144329466 gene encoding killer cell immunoglobulin-like receptor 3DS1 isoform X5 — translation MSLMVVSVACVGFFLVQRACPHTGGQDKTSLSARPSALVPQEGHVTLQCHYRRGFNNFTNFTLYKDDRSHVPVFHSRIFHQSFLMGPVTPAHAGTYRCRGSYPHSPTEWSALSDPLAIRVTGVHRKPSLLALPGPLVKSGETVTLQCSSDIVFEHFFLHSDVTFEKPLHLVGELHGGGSQANYSINSTTSDLAGTYRCYGSVSHSPYVLSAPSDPLDIVITVRSVNGTFQGDFPLGPATHGGTYRCFGSFRTAPYKWSHPSDPLPVSVTGNPSSSWPSPTEPSCKTSITRHLPIVIRYSVATIIFTILLFFLLRRWCSDKKRL, via the exons ATGTCGCTCATGGTTGTCAGTGTGGCGTGTGTTG GGTTCTTCTTGGTCCAGAGGGCCTGTCCACACACGG GTGGTCAGGACAAGACCTCCCTGTCTGCCCGGCCCAGCGCTCTGGTGCCTCAGGAAGGACACGTGACTCTTCAGTGTCACTATCGTCGTGGGTTTAACAACTTTACCAACTTCACTCTGTACAAAGATGACAGAAGCCACGTTCCCGTCTTCCACAGCAGAATATTCCACCAGAGCTTCCTCATGGGCCCTGTGACCCCGGCACACGCAGGGACCTACAGATGTCGGGGTTCATACCCGCACTCCCCCACTGAGTGGTCGGCACTCAGTGACCCCCTGGCGATCAGGGTCACAG GAGTCCACAGAAAACCTTCCCTCCTGGCCCTCCCAGGTCCCCTGGTGAAATCAGGAGAGACGGTCACCCTACAATGTTCCTCAGATATCGTGTTTGAGCACTTCTTTCTGCACAGTGATGTGACCTTTGAGAAGCCCTTGCACCTTGTTGGAGAGCTCCACGGTGGGGGTTCCCAGGCCAACTACTCCATCAATTCCACGACGTCTGACCTTGCAGGGACCTACAGATGCTACGGTTCTGTCTCTCACTCCCCCTATGTGTTATCAGCTCCCAGTGACCCCCTGGACATCGTGATCACAG TGCGAAGCGTCAACGGAACATTCCAGGGCGACTTCCCTCTGGGCCCTGCCACCCATGGAGGAACCTACAGATGCTTCGGTTCTTTCCGTACCGCACCCTACAAGTGGTCACACCCGAGTGACCCACTGCCCGTTTCTGTCACAG GAAACCCTTCAAGTAGTTGGCCTTCACCCACTGAACCAAGCTGCAAAACCA GTATCACCAGACACCTGCCTATTGTGATTAGGTACTCGGTGGCCACCATCATCTTCAccatcctcctcttctttctccttcgtCGTTGGTGCTCCGACAAAAAGA GACTCTGA